CTTCGACAAAATCATGTCCCAAAGGGCACGGCACCATTACAGGTACATTGAGCCAGTTTCTGCATTTGTAAAAGAAAACCTGCGAAAAACATTGAACTATAATTTAGTACCTAGATTATCTAATCTTATATCTCGATAGAGCAAGATGGATATATTTTAGTCAGGGCCTAGATTATGAATAGATAATATTCTTACGTCATCCTCACATCGCTTATagcttaattaaattttcaaggagcataaatcaatatttacttGTAAGGAATCGTGAAAACAAACTCAAGGGATTAGTCTATTGGCGCAAAATGGCTTCGGACAAAGTTTCttcttgaattaattttaacctacTTAGTTCTGTGTTTGTAGGATTTCGCTAATCATTTATTATACCttttatatacgtatttgttgtAGAGTTACACCAATAACAGCAGAGGAGCTGCTTTCATCAGACGCCCATGACAAGCTGGACAAGCTGACGAAAGCACAGCTACAGATTATAATCATGTGTCCGATCCTGGCCACCAAGATGGCGGACTTAAAGCGGGACACCAACTGTGAAAACCTTTTCAAGGCTGACAAAATATTAGTCATGCTCTTGGGAGTCGAGAAGAACcaaattgtaatgaataatTGCGAAGGTAAGAGTAACAACTGTGTTTGTATTCAATTATGGGGTACGGGTATATTTGCATATTTCCTTTCAAAGGCGTACGTCTGTAAATAATTACAGACGTAATGGCCACCCATAACTTAGATCATTACCCATAAGGGTGGTCTCATTCATGTAGCTCGGCTATCATTGAAcatccaaaataaaatttcaaaattttctttatccACCATTGTAACTAATTGTGCTGCATAAATAGACTAAAAGGTTAATAACTCTACACATCAGGTTGTCAGAGAAGACGACTTCAAGTCTAAAAAATGTTGGTGCATCCAGAATCTGTGGTGCAGCGAACAAAAGCATGGCAAAAAAAATTCgacatttgaataaataaaaatacattgtttcaGATTATCCGACCATAGAACAATGGCAAATGATGATGGTCCGCGAGAAGGACACGTCCTTCGTGGACACCTTCCTGACGGCCGCCGTGGGCATCCTCAGGACCAAGGACTGCAAGGACACAGCCACTGACCGAACCAGCTTCTCCATTGTACCAAAGAAAGTCAAAATAGTAAGTCTCTaatgttttaaagatttgtattttttaatgtaacgaacaaaattaaaactgttggaatgattttgatgatatagACTAGACCTTTAGTAGTTCCACAGGCGTAGACTAGATAGGCGtagacgaagtcgcgggcggTTGCTATTTTATATATCCGGCTTTACGCATTGGTGGGTCTAGAAATCCTCCGTATCCatacatttacttatataGCAGTTGAGACATTAAAATGACTGATAATGATGGCTAAGAAATTTAAGAATACTTCGTGGTAAGTCCCGTTATACAGTCACATTATCACGACTTAACTGGTAATTCCCGTtgagatatattataataaagtaaaatatcgCTAGGTATATTGTAAATGCCTAATGAACACGAGCCCAAATACATAACAAATGTTTCCTTGTCGTAAAGGTCAGGTCATTAAACAAGGAATTCTTTTAGCCTTATTATCGTACTTTGCCCAGGGCCAGAGTCGGGTGATAGCGCTACTCAACGACCCCATTAGAGAAGAGGACAGCATTAAGATAATGGTGGACAAGAAGGGAGAGGTCATCAACATACCCTCCTTTAAGAAGAGGAACCCATATACGTTGCAGTTCGATATACCAGGTAGGTACTTTGATTTAGTTAAAGGTTAAATGTTaacgatataataatatatatgaggtaaaataaaagttattccAAATTAAGAATCACTTTCATCTTTAATTAGGACTATTAAAATGTACTCTTCGTACTAATACCATTTCCGTCAGAAAGTGTTCCAAGTTTTCTAGTGGAGAAAATAACTTGTCAATTTACTAAAGTAGCCAAGTTCatactgaatttaaaaatgttatattgagTCAGTCTTCATTCCACAAAGAGCCCTGAAAAGTAAAAAGCTTTTATGTGTCTAACGCGTAACGTCATTAAGCTACGcagtagataaaataatattaagtcaGTTTGTCAACTTCGGAagaattttatgtaggtaggtatatttgatGATTGATTAATAAAAGGCGCACCACCACCAACCAAACCAAGCATCCAGCTCTGACATTAGaatgttttattctttttgttatttaagaGCCCCTTATGGCCAGACTTAAGGACTTACCTACCTTCAGAATcagctatattatattattggaaAATTCAATCCAGCAACTTCAAATCAAGTATATTTCTCAAATGATGATGGATTTCAATTTAGGTGCTAGATACGAGAGATATGCAAAGCGAAGCGTGAGAAATTGCGAATCATAAGATTCAATTTGCATGCATGggaagtaattttattaggCTTGTATAGGAGATATTTTGTTCGCAAATGGTGAAAATGAATCATCACTTGTTACACTCACATAGGTACTACTAGTACTACTATACGTAGGTACTAATGGAATCTACCTATCGGCGGTAGTTATTTAGTATAAACTTTCAACAGTATTAAGATGAACATAACTCCACTGCAACGTGAACCGTTAATTACGGTTACTCAAAGCTAGCCCCGTCACAATaatctcatctgagcgtgtttccagttattttttcggCCATAGAGCATCAGAGCCCAGGGCCcactttcttactttttctacTCTACTCAATTAGAATTAAAGATGAATAGCCTCGTCACAATATATAAGTGTGATTTAAGCCCAGTTTTACCATCAATGCTGTTCAAGCGGTACTAGTGGTCCGGCTGGGTGTAACGCAAAAAATTTATAAGACGTTTCCAACAGAATCCTGCCTTGACGTGTCAATGTTGGTGTGGGTCCGAGTAAGCAAGAACGGGCAGTCCCTGGGCCGCCGCCAGATCAAGTGTGAGAGTCGTCTTCGAGAGCTGGACCAGCTGCTGCGTGCCTCCGACCACCCTCTGGAGTTCATGTGTCAGGTCAGTGTAcaagtataacaaaaaagaCAAAGACTATTTCGGTacaattcataaattatttgatgtatatattacctacacatcaaatgtattaaataaatgttttttcttcttccctttaacaacaataaaaacaaattttatgcCCTTATGAATTAATAGTGTAAGCTCTTTGATCAATATTAAGTCACAAGTGTGGAGAACAATTCTTTCGCCATGGATCTTCAGAATAAAGGACATGGACAAGAAACTAAAACactacaagtttttttttcgtattgaaactttttaatttctagtGTTAAAAATCTACACCTATATATCTCCCCACAGACTCTTGGTTTCAAGACAACTAGCAAGGAACAGTTAGACAGTTGGATGCTGAACGCCTTTCAGAAGAACATACCTCCACATTTCAATCTGCTGGCGTCCAACGAACAGTTTAATCCAAAGGCGGACGTGTCGAGTGAGTCCATTGTAAAATCTTTACATCATAATGTGAGCATTTGATAAAGCGATATACCGTGTACCTACTGGGTACAAATGGAAGGCTTTATTTGAATATCAAATACTTAGCTACCATGCTAGCAgcgaatataaaaaagaatacttTGTTTAGACATAAAGTGTAAAATGTATCTTCATTGCATTTATCGCGTTAGTTCAGTTTTATAAAGCAGACCTAGAATTTATCCTGTCTTAAGCATGAGCTTCAAGTGGTAACAcgattgatataaaaaaaatgtgttatttctTCACCTATTGTTGTTAAAACATTTCTATATTATCTCAAATTTACCTTTATTAGTAAGTATCCATCTGTAGCATTCATTGTATTAAATCTATAGTGGTATCTATACAATAATCCATTGTTTCTGATTCGTAACATAATAGCATACTCCATAAGACTCACATCTGTTTTCATATAGTTTTGATGTTTAtacctatgtaggtatatctatTCAGgcatagtttttaaattaattttgtcattGAAGGTGGTGAGGAATACCCCACTCTCCTCCACTGGGCGGCTCGGTTCGGTTTGGAGAGGGTGTGCTGGCAGTTGCTGGAGTGTCCGGGAGGCGgcgcggccgtggcgctgCGGAACGTGAGGCAGCGGACCCCGGCCGACCTCGCCAGGGACCACAAGCATTTCAGGTTGGCTGACATGCTGGCCGACCATTTGGTAAGCAACCATTTCATTAACGGTAAAAAGGTgctataatgtttaaaaatcgcctttcttatttttgtctttgttcCAGAAAATCAATGAATTCTCTAATATGTATTACTATCTGAAAAACATGTCTGATAATGATAAGGATGATAAAGAAGAATGCCAAGAAAACCTTAAGGAGCTTCGCATTGTAGAATCAGGAGATACAGTAGATTCTCCAGTTCAAGAGAAATCTGAAACATCATCAGACCCCTTCAGCGAAGCCTGTACACAGAATCTGGAAGAAAACGCTGAAAAACCTGCAGAAGAGAAAAAGCAGCGCCCGACCCTAAAATTGCCTCCGGTGAAAGAACAATTTTACCAAAACGAGTTCCCGTTAATCGACGACACCGTAGGCAGGATTCAACAGGCTATAGAACATGACTATTTAGTTCAGCCATCAAACATAAAGGTCGAGAGTCCAAAATTCAGACCAAATAATTTGTATGCCAATAGTTCGCGTCTGATGGCACAACAAGccgacatatttttgtattcacCCACCGAAGAATCGAAGACTTTCAATATTGATACCCCTACTAGTGATATAAgccaaataaatctaaataccAAAGAATCACGTTGCAGCGGCAGCGTCAAAAGCTGCAGAGAAAATTGCCCTTTGACGGGCCAAGAAGAGCTAgcagaaataattaatgactTTAAGAATAACGTATTCACAATATCAGAAGTGGAGAAGTTAGTTATGGAGTGGAGAAATAGAAACGAGACGCAACAATCGATGAAAGAAAAGCAGGAGCAATTGAATAAGATGAGGGAGGAGTACGATAAGattcaacaaaaaatcaaagataATATGAAACGACCTACTCCATTCGAAAGGGTGAAGAAGATGTTTTCCAAGAGTAAAAGCAAAAGTAAGTATTCTATGAatgtctattattatataataatcaaataatgtaagtacaaATATCTAATGGTGGTTTTATTTACAGATCACCAAGAAAACGGTAACGGCACGATCGAGAAGAGAAACGGAAATACGAGACCAAATAGTAGTTTAAGTGAAAGTAAGTCAACTTTTGCCAACACGACAGagattcaaaatattaaaatttttgaaaaagatattatagatatatttgatcGAATTATcgaataatattgaaatgtttcaTGTCCAGGTTCTTCGTCTTCCGGACGTCTGAGCACTGTAAGTGGAGGCAGTGTGACAGAGACCCACAGCATGCAATCCGAGATCGAAGACAAAACTAGATCTATTGTAAGTATTATCTGTGAAATGGGATTGAAAAAGTTCCCATTTATTTCTTCAAGTTCGACTTTCTCCTGGGTTTGATTGCATTTGACCTCAAGCGAatgagaaacaaaaataaggtCGTTCATGCAAGCTGAAAAAATCTCTTCTTGAAGATCCCTAAATCGTAAATTTCAGAAACTGCGACTCTGGTAGTGAATTTTAAATCATGACGGTATCTAACGCGTTAGGTACAGTAAATATGGACTAACTTTCTAATCAGTATCAAATCTCCCCATCTCCTTAGTTTTCCTTGCACGGTTCCCCTTAGGAAGTCATACCACATAGCTCACTAAACAATTTCAACGTGTTCGTAGATTTCAACGAGCACTCTGACAATGCACTCGTGTGACGACAGCCACTTGGACGATTACCTGATCCCGCCGCCGCCCCGCCCCGTCAACGGGTGCCCGCAGTTCACCACCTTTGGACACCCTAAACATGATTCGAGGTGAGAAACTCCAATATTGAATTTGACTCTTGAACTAGTGTTCAagagtcaaaatcaaatcaaaggTACAAAGTGAATAAGCCAAAGGAAAAATGTTCCAATAGAGACCTAAATGAATACAGTCATAATCCAAATAGCAGCTAGAAATATTCAagctttgaatattattttagtattacg
This genomic stretch from Plodia interpunctella isolate USDA-ARS_2022_Savannah chromosome 16, ilPloInte3.2, whole genome shotgun sequence harbors:
- the stumps gene encoding phosphoinositide 3-kinase adapter protein 1 isoform X1, with protein sequence MGPQFDYCLRATNNPSYFALPDKDVTDSAEFQGSEAYSRSAPSRVWPDQVRVGPLGSPRRREPESPRRKEFRALLRSLSAKEPEQAEAFLKGEPRPGDCAPGDMRHTFTAPRIKKGKICAKVVTPEGTQEREEIFYTIPLQGRRRHSVGGYLATGGGGTGEVTTVPSEVPRMPPPRFNPKEDETVKRRRPKNFTFKEMEDIAILWSSGSPESALWSDYLVASFDKIMSQRARHHYRVTPITAEELLSSDAHDKLDKLTKAQLQIIIMCPILATKMADLKRDTNCENLFKADKILVMLLGVEKNQIVMNNCEDYPTIEQWQMMMVREKDTSFVDTFLTAAVGILRTKDCKDTATDRTSFSIVPKKVKIGQSRVIALLNDPIREEDSIKIMVDKKGEVINIPSFKKRNPYTLQFDIPESCLDVSMLVWVRVSKNGQSLGRRQIKCESRLRELDQLLRASDHPLEFMCQTLGFKTTSKEQLDSWMLNAFQKNIPPHFNLLASNEQFNPKADVSSGEEYPTLLHWAARFGLERVCWQLLECPGGGAAVALRNVRQRTPADLARDHKHFRLADMLADHLKINEFSNMYYYLKNMSDNDKDDKEECQENLKELRIVESGDTVDSPVQEKSETSSDPFSEACTQNLEENAEKPAEEKKQRPTLKLPPVKEQFYQNEFPLIDDTVGRIQQAIEHDYLVQPSNIKVESPKFRPNNLYANSSRLMAQQADIFLYSPTEESKTFNIDTPTSDISQINLNTKESRCSGSVKSCRENCPLTGQEELAEIINDFKNNVFTISEVEKLVMEWRNRNETQQSMKEKQEQLNKMREEYDKIQQKIKDNMKRPTPFERVKKMFSKSKSKNHQENGNGTIEKRNGNTRPNSSLSESSSSSGRLSTVSGGSVTETHSMQSEIEDKTRSIISTSTLTMHSCDDSHLDDYLIPPPPRPVNGCPQFTTFGHPKHDSRNMHMATIVEREASASRERLDCEDAHASTHLRMNFAKERPRCDDRDGAHMYMNISATHT
- the stumps gene encoding phosphoinositide 3-kinase adapter protein 1 isoform X3 — its product is MILDNPSYFALPDKDVTDSAEFQGSEAYSRSAPSRVWPDQVRVGPLGSPRRREPESPRRKEFRALLRSLSAKEPEQAEAFLKGEPRPGDCAPGDMRHTFTAPRIKKGKICAKVVTPEGTQEREEIFYTIPLQGRRRHSVGGYLATGGGGTGEVTTVPSEVPRMPPPRFNPKEDETVKRRRPKNFTFKEMEDIAILWSSGSPESALWSDYLVASFDKIMSQRARHHYRVTPITAEELLSSDAHDKLDKLTKAQLQIIIMCPILATKMADLKRDTNCENLFKADKILVMLLGVEKNQIVMNNCEDYPTIEQWQMMMVREKDTSFVDTFLTAAVGILRTKDCKDTATDRTSFSIVPKKVKIGQSRVIALLNDPIREEDSIKIMVDKKGEVINIPSFKKRNPYTLQFDIPESCLDVSMLVWVRVSKNGQSLGRRQIKCESRLRELDQLLRASDHPLEFMCQTLGFKTTSKEQLDSWMLNAFQKNIPPHFNLLASNEQFNPKADVSSGEEYPTLLHWAARFGLERVCWQLLECPGGGAAVALRNVRQRTPADLARDHKHFRLADMLADHLKINEFSNMYYYLKNMSDNDKDDKEECQENLKELRIVESGDTVDSPVQEKSETSSDPFSEACTQNLEENAEKPAEEKKQRPTLKLPPVKEQFYQNEFPLIDDTVGRIQQAIEHDYLVQPSNIKVESPKFRPNNLYANSSRLMAQQADIFLYSPTEESKTFNIDTPTSDISQINLNTKESRCSGSVKSCRENCPLTGQEELAEIINDFKNNVFTISEVEKLVMEWRNRNETQQSMKEKQEQLNKMREEYDKIQQKIKDNMKRPTPFERVKKMFSKSKSKNHQENGNGTIEKRNGNTRPNSSLSESSSSSGRLSTVSGGSVTETHSMQSEIEDKTRSIISTSTLTMHSCDDSHLDDYLIPPPPRPVNGCPQFTTFGHPKHDSRNMHMATIVEREASASRERLDCEDAHASTHLRMNFAKERPRCDDRDGAHMYMNISATHT
- the stumps gene encoding phosphoinositide 3-kinase adapter protein 1 isoform X4; protein product: MEGSETKGDMKMEDIAILWSSGSPESALWSDYLVASFDKIMSQRARHHYRVTPITAEELLSSDAHDKLDKLTKAQLQIIIMCPILATKMADLKRDTNCENLFKADKILVMLLGVEKNQIVMNNCEDYPTIEQWQMMMVREKDTSFVDTFLTAAVGILRTKDCKDTATDRTSFSIVPKKVKIGQSRVIALLNDPIREEDSIKIMVDKKGEVINIPSFKKRNPYTLQFDIPESCLDVSMLVWVRVSKNGQSLGRRQIKCESRLRELDQLLRASDHPLEFMCQTLGFKTTSKEQLDSWMLNAFQKNIPPHFNLLASNEQFNPKADVSSGEEYPTLLHWAARFGLERVCWQLLECPGGGAAVALRNVRQRTPADLARDHKHFRLADMLADHLKINEFSNMYYYLKNMSDNDKDDKEECQENLKELRIVESGDTVDSPVQEKSETSSDPFSEACTQNLEENAEKPAEEKKQRPTLKLPPVKEQFYQNEFPLIDDTVGRIQQAIEHDYLVQPSNIKVESPKFRPNNLYANSSRLMAQQADIFLYSPTEESKTFNIDTPTSDISQINLNTKESRCSGSVKSCRENCPLTGQEELAEIINDFKNNVFTISEVEKLVMEWRNRNETQQSMKEKQEQLNKMREEYDKIQQKIKDNMKRPTPFERVKKMFSKSKSKNHQENGNGTIEKRNGNTRPNSSLSESSSSSGRLSTVSGGSVTETHSMQSEIEDKTRSIISTSTLTMHSCDDSHLDDYLIPPPPRPVNGCPQFTTFGHPKHDSRNMHMATIVEREASASRERLDCEDAHASTHLRMNFAKERPRCDDRDGAHMYMNISATHT
- the stumps gene encoding phosphoinositide 3-kinase adapter protein 1 isoform X2; the protein is MMDNPSYFALPDKDVTDSAEFQGSEAYSRSAPSRVWPDQVRVGPLGSPRRREPESPRRKEFRALLRSLSAKEPEQAEAFLKGEPRPGDCAPGDMRHTFTAPRIKKGKICAKVVTPEGTQEREEIFYTIPLQGRRRHSVGGYLATGGGGTGEVTTVPSEVPRMPPPRFNPKEDETVKRRRPKNFTFKEMEDIAILWSSGSPESALWSDYLVASFDKIMSQRARHHYRVTPITAEELLSSDAHDKLDKLTKAQLQIIIMCPILATKMADLKRDTNCENLFKADKILVMLLGVEKNQIVMNNCEDYPTIEQWQMMMVREKDTSFVDTFLTAAVGILRTKDCKDTATDRTSFSIVPKKVKIGQSRVIALLNDPIREEDSIKIMVDKKGEVINIPSFKKRNPYTLQFDIPESCLDVSMLVWVRVSKNGQSLGRRQIKCESRLRELDQLLRASDHPLEFMCQTLGFKTTSKEQLDSWMLNAFQKNIPPHFNLLASNEQFNPKADVSSGEEYPTLLHWAARFGLERVCWQLLECPGGGAAVALRNVRQRTPADLARDHKHFRLADMLADHLKINEFSNMYYYLKNMSDNDKDDKEECQENLKELRIVESGDTVDSPVQEKSETSSDPFSEACTQNLEENAEKPAEEKKQRPTLKLPPVKEQFYQNEFPLIDDTVGRIQQAIEHDYLVQPSNIKVESPKFRPNNLYANSSRLMAQQADIFLYSPTEESKTFNIDTPTSDISQINLNTKESRCSGSVKSCRENCPLTGQEELAEIINDFKNNVFTISEVEKLVMEWRNRNETQQSMKEKQEQLNKMREEYDKIQQKIKDNMKRPTPFERVKKMFSKSKSKNHQENGNGTIEKRNGNTRPNSSLSESSSSSGRLSTVSGGSVTETHSMQSEIEDKTRSIISTSTLTMHSCDDSHLDDYLIPPPPRPVNGCPQFTTFGHPKHDSRNMHMATIVEREASASRERLDCEDAHASTHLRMNFAKERPRCDDRDGAHMYMNISATHT